The Gavia stellata isolate bGavSte3 chromosome 1, bGavSte3.hap2, whole genome shotgun sequence genome has a segment encoding these proteins:
- the GEMIN8 gene encoding gem-associated protein 8, which yields MEDAEPWYSQQVYARYWKHYDLAMRWMRRHQKAYRKAMESFYHLPWHPLAASPSSRYSDWDGNDLPHTHNYSSGCSPHGRAQYRGGPQQYTGAHQGREDADRDSEMEEDSESEGEIEYDLSNMEITEELRQFFAQTERHREELRRQQQLEAEHQYVEADQDLHKRMGRSVQPPAERPGERRMAEMKKLYGAEAPKIQAMEAAMQLIFDRNCDKKQPKYWPIIPLKL from the exons ATG GAAGATGCCGAGCCATGGTATTCTCAGCAAGTGTACGCAAGATACTGGAAGCACTATGACTTAGCCATGCGTTGGATGCGTAGACACCAGAAAGCCTACAGGAAAGCCATGGAGTCGTTTTATCACCTACCGTGGCATCCTTTAGCAGCTTCTCCAAGTAGCCGCTACTCAGATTGGGATGGGAACGATCTCCCACATACCCACAACTATTCTTCCGGCTGTAGCCCACATGGCAGAGCTCAGTACCGGGGGGGACCTCAGCAGTACACAGGTGCCCACCAAGGGAGGGAGGATGCTGACAGGGACTCTGAAATGGAGGAGGACTCTGAGTCTGAAGGGGAGATAGAATATGACTTGAGTAACATGGAGATCACAGAGGAGCTTCGTCAGTTTTTTGCACAAACAGAGAGGCACCGGGAAGAACTGC GGagacaacagcagctggaagctgagCACCAGTATGTGGAGGCTGATCAAGACCTTCACAAAAGGATGGGGCGTTCTGTGCAGCCACCTGCAGAAAGACCTGGGGAGAGGCGAATGgcagaaatgaagaaactgtATGGTGCTGAAGCTCCCAAAATCCAGGCAATGGAGGCTGCCATGCAGCTTATCTTTGATAGAAACTGTGACAAAAAGCAGCCCAAATACTGGCCCATTATTCCCCTTAAGCTGTGA